From a single Nitrogeniibacter mangrovi genomic region:
- a CDS encoding HpcH/HpaI aldolase/citrate lyase family protein: MHPDQILFQGERALPQLPAIDHYAGSEKLIVKALSLQHSLGPVFDITCDCEDGAMAGQETEHARMAAAMVMSEANRFGRVGARIHDITHAHWQRDVEILVHEAGSRLAFLTLPKPRSVEDVAIQVAYVNEQQRLHGQHRRLPIHVLIETHGALRDAWDIAALDDVESLDFGLMDFVSAHHGAIPASAMRSPGQFEHPLIVRAKCEIAAAALANGVVPSHNVTTELTDTDYIEHDARRARQEFGYLRMWSIHPRQIEPILNAMRPDFSEIEQACAILNAAADAQWGPIRHEGKLHDRASYRYYWTLLKRAHATGADVTDAARQRFFSE; this comes from the coding sequence ATGCATCCCGACCAGATTCTCTTTCAGGGTGAGCGCGCCCTGCCCCAGCTGCCCGCCATCGACCACTATGCGGGTAGCGAAAAGCTCATCGTCAAGGCCCTGAGCCTCCAGCACTCGCTGGGTCCGGTGTTCGACATCACCTGCGATTGCGAAGACGGTGCGATGGCGGGCCAGGAGACCGAACACGCCCGGATGGCCGCCGCCATGGTCATGAGCGAGGCCAACCGCTTTGGTCGGGTCGGAGCCCGAATCCACGACATCACCCACGCACACTGGCAACGGGACGTCGAGATCCTCGTGCACGAAGCCGGATCACGGCTCGCCTTCCTGACCCTGCCCAAACCGCGCTCGGTCGAAGACGTCGCCATCCAGGTGGCCTATGTCAACGAGCAGCAGCGACTCCACGGCCAGCATCGCCGCCTGCCGATTCATGTGCTCATCGAAACCCATGGCGCGCTGCGTGACGCCTGGGACATTGCCGCGCTCGACGATGTCGAAAGCCTGGATTTCGGCCTGATGGATTTTGTCAGCGCCCACCATGGCGCCATTCCGGCCAGCGCCATGCGCAGCCCGGGGCAGTTCGAACACCCGCTCATCGTGCGGGCCAAATGCGAGATCGCGGCGGCTGCGCTGGCCAATGGCGTCGTCCCGAGCCATAACGTCACCACCGAACTGACCGACACCGATTACATCGAGCACGATGCCCGTCGCGCCCGGCAGGAGTTCGGCTACCTGCGCATGTGGAGCATCCACCCGCGGCAGATCGAGCCGATTCTGAACGCCATGCGTCCCGATTTCTCCGAGATCGAACAGGCCTGCGCCATCCTGAACGCTGCGGCCGACGCTCAGTGGGGACCGATCCGCCATGAAGGCAAGCTGCACGACCGCGCCTCGTATCGCTACTACTGGACCCTGCTCAAGCGCGCCCACGCCACTGGCGCGGACGTGACCGACGCGGCCCGACAACGCTTCTTCTCCGAATGA
- a CDS encoding malate dehydrogenase, translating to MSKAPVRVAVTGAAGQIGYSLLFRIASGEMLGKDQPVILQLLDLPQAQKAVKGVMMELEDCAFPLLAGMIATDDPNVAFKDAQVALLVGARPRGPGMERKDLLTENAKIFTVQGAAIGQHADPECKVLVVGNPCNTNAYIAMKTAEKFGRVNPKNFTGMLRLDHNRALSQLASKTGRDVSSLKSLVVWGNHSPTMYADYRFCTSNGDNVKGLVNDEAWNRDVFLPTVGKRGAAIIEARGLSSAASAANAAIDHIRDWVLGSNGEWVTMGVPSDGSYGIPEGVIYGFPCTTANGEYTIVQGLEIDEFSKERMGNTLNELLEERDGVKDLLG from the coding sequence ATGAGCAAAGCCCCAGTTCGCGTCGCCGTCACCGGCGCTGCCGGTCAAATCGGTTACAGCCTGTTGTTCCGCATCGCCAGCGGCGAAATGCTTGGCAAGGATCAACCGGTCATTCTGCAACTGCTGGATCTGCCGCAGGCGCAAAAGGCCGTCAAGGGCGTGATGATGGAGCTGGAAGACTGCGCCTTCCCGCTGCTGGCCGGCATGATCGCCACCGACGACCCCAACGTTGCATTCAAGGATGCCCAGGTGGCCCTGCTCGTGGGCGCTCGTCCGCGCGGCCCCGGCATGGAGCGCAAGGACCTGCTGACCGAAAACGCCAAGATCTTCACGGTCCAGGGCGCCGCCATCGGCCAGCATGCCGATCCGGAGTGCAAGGTGCTGGTCGTCGGCAACCCGTGCAACACCAACGCCTACATCGCCATGAAGACCGCCGAGAAGTTCGGCCGCGTCAACCCGAAGAACTTCACCGGCATGCTGCGCCTGGACCACAACCGCGCCCTGTCCCAGCTCGCATCCAAGACCGGCCGTGACGTATCCAGCCTCAAGAGCCTGGTCGTGTGGGGCAACCACTCGCCGACGATGTACGCCGATTACCGCTTCTGCACCTCCAACGGCGACAACGTCAAGGGCCTGGTGAACGACGAAGCCTGGAACCGCGACGTGTTCCTGCCGACCGTCGGCAAGCGTGGCGCCGCCATCATCGAGGCCCGCGGCCTGTCCTCCGCCGCTTCTGCCGCCAACGCCGCCATCGACCACATCCGTGACTGGGTGCTCGGCTCCAACGGCGAATGGGTCACCATGGGCGTGCCGTCCGACGGCTCCTACGGTATCCCGGAAGGCGTCATCTACGGCTTCCCCTGCACCACCGCCAACGGCGAATACACGATCGTCCAGGGGCTGGAGATCGATGAGTTCTCCAAGGAGCGCATGGGCAATACGCTCAATGAACTGCTCGAGGAACGCGACGGCGTGAAGGATCTGCTCGGCTGA
- a CDS encoding GntR family transcriptional regulator yields MAPASPTFSPLYRQIKSLMMQALESAEWRPGQAIPSEQELAARFGVSQGTVRKAIDEMAAENLLVRKQGKGTFVASHNDPRALFRFLRLVPEDGDLSHPVSLPLECWRAKAGQEASRVLAIEPGEPIIIVRRLLKFSSKPVVVDEIYLPGEIFQGLSLEVLQSWSGSLYSLFEARFGLRMIRAEERIRAVAADRATADILKVKEGVPLLSVERVTYTYGDRPVEWRRGLYSTAEHYYLNELN; encoded by the coding sequence ATGGCACCTGCGTCCCCCACCTTCAGTCCGCTGTATCGTCAGATCAAGAGTTTGATGATGCAAGCCCTCGAATCGGCCGAATGGCGGCCGGGCCAGGCTATTCCCAGCGAGCAGGAGCTGGCCGCACGCTTCGGCGTCAGCCAGGGCACGGTGCGCAAGGCAATCGACGAAATGGCCGCCGAGAATCTGCTGGTCCGCAAGCAGGGCAAGGGTACTTTCGTCGCCTCTCATAATGATCCTCGCGCATTGTTCCGCTTCTTGCGCCTGGTGCCCGAGGATGGTGACCTGTCACATCCCGTGAGTCTGCCGCTTGAATGCTGGCGCGCCAAGGCGGGGCAAGAGGCGTCACGCGTGCTGGCGATCGAGCCGGGCGAGCCGATCATCATCGTGCGCCGTCTGTTGAAATTTAGTTCAAAACCCGTGGTCGTGGACGAAATTTATCTCCCCGGCGAGATCTTTCAGGGACTTTCGCTGGAGGTTCTTCAAAGCTGGTCGGGCTCGCTCTACAGTTTGTTCGAGGCGCGTTTCGGCCTGCGCATGATCCGCGCCGAAGAGCGGATTCGTGCCGTCGCGGCCGACCGGGCGACCGCGGACATTCTCAAAGTCAAGGAAGGAGTTCCACTGCTGTCGGTGGAGCGGGTGACTTATACCTATGGTGACCGACCCGTCGAATGGCGTCGTGGCCTCTACTCGACGGCAGAACACTATTACCTGAACGAATTGAACTAG
- the sdhC gene encoding succinate dehydrogenase, cytochrome b556 subunit, whose amino-acid sequence MSEVTVRKQRPKHLALNEIRLPIPGIVSILHRVSGAGLFLMLPLLLSLFGNSVGSPESFAAYKETVSNPLVKIILFGLLWAYLHHFCAGIRFLLLDMHKGLDLPTARLTSKIVLGVSIVLTVIIGVKLW is encoded by the coding sequence ATGTCCGAAGTGACAGTCAGAAAACAGCGGCCGAAGCATCTGGCGCTGAACGAGATCCGTTTGCCCATCCCGGGCATCGTGTCCATTCTCCACCGGGTCAGTGGCGCAGGTTTGTTCCTGATGCTGCCGCTGCTCCTTTCCCTGTTCGGCAATAGTGTCGGTTCGCCCGAATCGTTCGCTGCCTACAAGGAAACGGTGTCAAACCCGCTGGTGAAGATCATCCTGTTCGGTCTGTTGTGGGCCTACCTGCACCACTTCTGTGCCGGCATCCGCTTCCTGCTGCTCGACATGCACAAGGGGCTCGATCTTCCCACTGCCCGCCTGACGTCCAAGATCGTGCTGGGCGTGAGCATCGTGCTGACCGTGATCATCGGGGTGAAACTATGGTAA